A genomic window from Gossypium hirsutum isolate 1008001.06 chromosome D10, Gossypium_hirsutum_v2.1, whole genome shotgun sequence includes:
- the LOC107914857 gene encoding heat stress transcription factor A-6b-like: MNPYGRVKEEFPGASSSYPAGMPSMVTAQPMKGLHDAGPPPFLTKTYDIIDDSSTNNIISWGRANNSFIVWDPQAFSMTLLPRFFKHNNFSSFVRQLNTYGFRKVDTDRWEFGNEKFHRGQRHLLKNIRRRKTHQPQASQYALDHCVEVGRFGLDGEIDRLRRDKQVLMVELVKLRQQQQNTRTCLLTVEERLRKTEMKQQQMMSFLAKAMQNPSFVQQLIQQNDRSNELEEAITKKRQRRIDQRSMDVETSEILGVKTEPEGYGVADFEVTELDKLVMNLQRLTGSQNNIELEHVEESKDHGSKGKSLDEGFWDDLMDGDTHDIDQEISVLDVEEEDEQYVDVLVEQLRYLGSSSK, translated from the exons ATGAATCCTTATGGAAGAGTTAAAGAAGAGTTTCCAGGAGCAAGCTCTTCATATCCAGCTGGTATGCCTTCTATGGTTACCGCTCAACCAATGAAAGGACTCCATGATGCAGGTCCTCCTCCTTTCCTCACAAAAACATATGATATTATTGATGATTCAAGCACCAATAACATCATCTCTTGGGGTAGAGCCAACAATAGTTTCATTGTATGGGATCCCCAGGCATTTTCCATGACTCTTTTGCCTAGATTCTTCAAGCACAACAATTTCTCAAGCTTCGTCAGGCAACTCAATACCTAT GggtttagaaaggttgatacagATAGGTGGGAGTTTGGTAATGAAAAGTTTCATAGAGGGCAAAGGCATTTGCTTAAGAATATTAGGAGGAGAAAGACACATCAACCTCAGGCTTCACAGTATGCTTTAGATCATTGTGTTGAAGTTGGGAGGTTTGGTCTTGATGGAGAGATTGATCGGTTAAGGCGTGACAAGCAGGTTTTAATGGTGGAACTGGTGAAACTTAGACAGCAACAGCAGAACACAAGAACTTGCCTGCTAACAGTGGAAGAAAGACTAAGAAAGACTGAGATGAAACAGCAGCAAATGATGAGTTTCTTGGCCAAAGCCATGCAGAATCCAAGCTTTGTTCAGCAACTAATCCAACAAAATGATAGAAGTAATGAACTTGAGGAAGCAATCACCAAGAAGAGACAGCGGCGGATCGATCAAAGGTCCATGGATGTCGAAACTAGTGAAATTTTAGGAGTCAAAACTGAACCTGAGGGCTACGGTGTTGCTGACTTTGAAGTTACTGAGCTAGATAAACTTGTTATGAACTTGCAGAGACTGACGGGGAGCCAAAACAATATAGAACTTGAGCATGTGGAAGAAAGCAAAGATCATGGAAGTAAAGGTAAAAGCCTTGATGAAGGGTTTTGGGATGATTTAATGGATGGTGATACTCATGATATTGATCAAGAAATATCAGTTTTAGATGTCGAAGAAGAAGATGAGCAATATGTAGATGTTTTAGTTGAGCAACTGCGTTATTTGGGTTCCAGTTCCAAGTAG